GTGCGAGTACTACGCCCTCGAGGGGTTGTCCGATTTGCAAAACACCATCAGCTTGGTGGGGCAATCGCTGAACCCGGGATTAGCCATCGAAGGCATCGTTCTGTGCATGGTGGATACACGACAAAATCTGACCGAGCAGGTGGCCACCGAGGTGCGCGCGCACTTTGATGGCAAGGTTTACGCGACCACCGTCCCGCGCAACGTGCGCCTGTCGGAGGCGCCGTCGTTCGGCAAGCCGATCATCCTTTACGACATCAGCTCGAAGGGCGCGAAGAGCTACCTCGATCTGGCACGCGAGTTCCTGGGCCGCCACGGCGCCGGCGCGGCGGCGACGGTGGGCGGCCAACCATGACCGGACCCAAGCGCAAGGCGCTGGGCCGCGGTCTGGCGGCGCTGATTCCCAGCGCCCCGCCCTCGCCCGCCATGGCGCCGGCCGGCAGCACCTTGTCGGCGCGCGGCGACGGCCTGCGCACGCTGGCCATCGAAGAGATTCACCCCTCGGGCGATCAACCGCGCCAGATCTTCGACGACGCCCGCCTGGCCGAGCTGGCCGATTCCATCCGCACGCAAGGAGTGATTCAGCCGGTGATCGTGCGGGTGCGCCCGCAAGGCGGCTACGAGCTGGTGGCCGGCGAACGCCGCTGGCGCGCCGCCCAGCGCGCCGGCCTGCACGAGATCCCCGCCGTCGTGCGCGACATCGCCCCGATGCGCGCCTTCGAGATGGCGATGGTCGAGAACCTGCAGCGCGCCGACCTGAACCCGATCGAAGAGGCGGCCGGCTATCAGCGCCTGATCAGCGATTTCGGGTACACGCAGGAGACCCTGGCCGGCCGGGTAGGCAAGGATCGCACGACGGTGACCAATGCCTTGCGCCTGCTGCGGCTGCCAGAATCGGTGCGCGATCTGGTGGTCGCCGGGCGCATCTCGATGGGACACGCGCGGGCGCTTTTGGGCCTCGAATCCGTCGACGCGATGGAGCGGCTGGCTCGCCGGGTGTCGGCGCGCGAGATGTCCGTTCGTCAGGTCGAGGCGCTGGTGCGGCGCGAGCGCAGCGTCTCGGCGGCGGCACCGACGCCCGCCGCGCCGTCGGCGTCGGCGCGCGACCTCGGCGACCGGCTGGCGCGGATCCTCGGCACGAAGGTCAAGGTCGTCGAGGCCGGACCGGGGCGCGGCCACCTGGAAGTTCACTATCACTCGCTGGATCAGCTCGACGCCTTGATCGCCCGCTGGCTGCCGTCATGACGCCGGCTCACGGCTCCAGCAGCGACGGGCGGCGCAATCAGCCCGCGCCGGCGCCGCTGACCTTCGATCTCGAGTTTCGTTCGGCCGGATCGTTCCTGCTGGCCTACGCCAACCACCTGGCGGCGGGCGGACTTTTTCTGGAGGTCAACGTTCCGCCGATCAACGATCCGGCGGTGGTTGTGTTCCTGCGCGTCCCCGGACAGGCCCCCATCGAATTGGCCGGCCAGATCGCCTGGGCGCGCGAGCACGCCGCAGGCCCCGGACAGCCGCCAGGGGTGGCCATCGACATCCTCACGCCGACCGACGACTATGGCGCCATCGTCGACGACCTGGCTCATCACTTTCACGGCGTGCGCGTGTTGCTGGGCACCGGCGAGCCGGCCCCGCGGGCCATCCTCAGTCGATATTTGAAGTCGATCATGGCCTGCGAGATCGTCGAGGTCGACTATCGCCAGCCGGCCGAACGGCAAAACGCGGTCGTCGATCTGGCGATGGTTGACCTGGATTCTTCGGGGGCGCACGGCGACGATCTGGTGCGCCGGCTGGCCGCCGGCTCGGACACCCGCGCTTCACCGATCATCGCCCTGGCGCAGCTGGAGCGCGATCGGGTGCGGGCCCAGCAACTGGGTGCGCACGAAGCGCTGGCGAACCCGCCGCAATTTCCCGATCTGCAGGCGTCGGTGGTCCGCTGCGTGACCCGCCCGGTGCGGATCCAGATCAAGTAGCGAACTCGGGCGACCAAGCGCGCGTTCAAAGACCGGCGCGCGCGCGAGCCGACGCCAGTGTGTTGGCCAGCAGCATGGCGATGGTCATCGGTCCCACGCCGCCGGGCACCGGCGTGATGGCGGCGGCGCGCTCGGCGGCGGCCGCGAACTCGACATCACCCAGCAGTTTGCCGTTCGGCAGGCGGTTCATGCCCACGTCGATGACCACCGCGCCGGGTTTGATCCACGCGCCTTTAACCATCTCCGGCCGGCCCACCGCCGCCACCACCACGTCGGCGCGGCCGATGACGGTGGCAAGCGCGCGGGTCTTCGAATGGCAGACGGTCACCGTGGCGTCGGCGGCGATCAGCAGGGCGGCCATCGGTTTGCCGACGATGTTCGACCGCCCGACGATCACCGCATCGGCGCCGGACAGTTGCGCGCCGGCCTCTTCCAGCAGCTTCATCACGCCGAACGGCGTGCAGGCGATGAAGCGCGGCTCGCCCAGCAACAAACGGCCCAGGTTGTCCGGATGAAACCCGTCGACGTCTTTGGCCGGATCGACTGACAGAAGAACCCGCCGCGCGTCGATGCCTGCGGGCAAAGGAAGCTGGACCAGAATGCCGTGGACGTCGCGGTTGTGGTTGAGCGCGTCGACAAGAGACAGCAGCTCAGCTTCGGATGTCGTCGCCGGCAGGTGGTGATCGAACGTGCGAAAGCCGGCCTCCCGGCAGGCCTTGCTCTTGCCGTTGACGTAGACCTGGGAAGCCGGATCGTTACCCACCAGGACCACCGCCAGGCCCGGCTGCGCACCCTTCGCGGTCAGCGTCTTCGCTTCTTCGGCCAGCCCGCCGCGAATGCGGGCCGCCAGCGCCTTGCCGTCGAGGATCGTCGCCGCCATCGAAGGCAAACCCTATATCACGAGCGCCGGCTGGCGGCGTCCGGATTCAGGATGGCGGCCGAACCACGGCCGCGGGCGCCGACGCGCGCTGAAGACACGGTCGCTCGCCGCGCGCTTCTGATCGCCGCAGGCGGGCACGCGCGTTGCAATTTCGCGCCGCATGATGCGTTCGTCTTCTGGTTTGCGTTGCTTCGGGATCCTGACTTGCACCTGGGCGCTGGGGGCGCCGCGCGCGCAGGCCGCGGCGTACGGTCCGCTGTTGCCCGAGCCGGTGCTGGCGGTGGCCACCAGCGACACCACCGTGGCCGCCATCGTCGACGGCGGACGCGGGCGTCAGGTGGTGCTGCTGGCGCGTGAACCGACCCAGCCGCTGATCTGGAACCGCTGGCCCGACGAAGCCGCGCGACGGCCGGCCGATGCCCCGGCGATCCGCCGCCACGCCGCCGACGTCGATGACGTGATCTCCGAATACGATCTCAGCGAGGCCGACCGCGAGACGCCCGAATTCGAGCAACTGCTGGACGACGAGGGCGTGGACGAAAAACCGCGCCCGCTGAAAAACCGCGCCGACGAACCGCCGCTGGTCGCGCGGTCGTTGGCCGGCAGCGCGCGGGAAATCTGGCTGGGCAGCTCGCGCGGCGTGTGGGCCGTCGACACCACCGCCCTCGGTCACCGCTGGCGGCCGCGCGGGCTTTCCGACCGCGCCGTCTCTCACGTCGCCGTCGGCGCTGACAACGAAGGACGCACGACGGTGGCCGCCATCAGCGACGACGTGGTCTGGATGACCGACGACGGCGGTGCAAACTGGACCCTGGCCGGCGTCCTGACGTCGGCGGCGCGGGCGTTGGCGGTGGCCCCCGGCGGCGCTTTGCTGCTGGTCGCCGCCGAGAACGGGCTGTGGGCGATGGCCCCGCACCGTCAACCGCGGCGTCTGGATGGCGGCCCCGCCGACGACGTGGTGGCGTGCGGTCGGCAGGTGGTGGCTCTGGGCGGCGGCACGCTGCGGGTTTTTTCGGCCACGCTGGAGGGCGAGCCGTTGATCGTCGCCGGCGTCCCCGCGCGCGCCGTTCGTTGTCCCGACGGCGGCGACGGTCCCTGGATTGGTCTTGGCGCCGCTGGCCTGGTCTCGCGTGATGGCGGTCGAAACTGGCGCGCGGTCGGTGAAGGCGCGCTGGAGATCACCGCCGCGCGCATCGACGGCGCCGAGCTGTGGCTGGGCACGCCGCGCGGGCTTTACGCCGGCATCGTCGAACGCCAAGCGCACCCGCCCGCCGATTTCTCCGCGCCGCCGGCGCGCGATCCGCTGGACGTTGACGAAGAAGATTTGCTTCGTCGGCGCATCGCCCAACCGCCGCTGTGGCTGAGCTATGTGCCGCGGGTGAGTGTCCTTGCCAGCGCCGACGCCGGCGACGGACAGCGCACGGTGCGAGCGATGATGCTGCTGACCATCCCGTTTCAGCGTGCGGGACGAACGGCGCGCGCCCCGCTGGCCAGCGAGCTGGCTCTGGAGGTCACCCGCCGTCGCGTCCGGTCCGCCGCCCGAGCGGACGATCGCGCGCAACTGGAGCTGCGCGCCGTCGAAACCCTGGCGGAGACACCGCCATGACGGATCATTCTTCAGCACCAACGACCCTGCTTTCACCCCGCGCCTGCCCGGCGCGAATCAACGGGACCTGCGCCGGCGCGCTGGTCTTGGCCGCGATAGTTCTCGCGGTGAGCCCCGCACGCGCCGACGACGCCGTGGTCCCCACGCCGTCCGGCAGCGCTTCCGTCCCGGCACCGCCCGGTAACAACCCGCCCCCCAATCACCGGCGCATTGACCACGCCGCGGTCCTGGCCGCAGCCTCCGCCGACGAGCCACCATTGGACGAGCTGCGCGCGGCGGCCACCGCACTGGTGCTGGCCGAGCCGGAGCGCGCGCGGTCGCTGCTGGCCCGGTCCGGCGCCGCCGGCTGGTTGCCTGAGGTGCGCGTGCGCGTCGACCGTCGCTTCGAGCGTGACGAGTCGCTGGACTACGGCCGCACGGCGGCCGATGTAACCGCGCCGGTCGGCATGGACACGCACAACGACGTCAGGTACGAGGTTCGCGCCACGTGGGACCTGTCGCGCATCGTCTTCAATCCCGAGGAGCTGGGCGCCCACGCCCAGGCCCTGCGACTGGCGGATATCCGGCGCGAAGTGGAGATGATGGTGGTACGGTTGGTGTTCGAACGCAGGCGCCTCAAGGCCGAGACCGCAACTTCCGATGCCCCCGACGGTGCCCCCCGTCTGCGTCGAGAACTGAGGATTGAGGAAATTGAAGCCGAGCTGGATGCGCTGACGGCAGGAGCCTTTTCCAGCCCGCGAAATCATCGATCACAACATGCGGCCAGCCAAAAACCGTGAGCGAACCCAGGATGCACGCCAGCACCCGCGGTTCCAGGCTGACGTGCAGGTGTCGGTGGCCGTGGGCGATCGTAAGTTACCGGCCCGCACCCGGGATTTCTCGCGCTCCGGCCTGTGCCTGATCTCCTCCGAGGAGATCGCCCGCGAGACCAACGTCGCCATCGAGCTGGTGCTGTCGTTCGCCGCCGGCGGCGTCTCCGAACCGCTGCGCCTGCGCGGCCGCACCGTGTGGTGCACGGCGATGTTCGGTTCCTACCAGGTGGGCGTCATGTTCGTCGACATCAACGCCGAGCGCGCCCGTTATCTGGACATGTTCATGGGCCTCCTCGACGGCACCAACGGCGCTGACGATCCGCTGGACAACGAACGCGAGGACACCGACCGGCGAATCGATCCCGATGATCCGTTTCGTCCCTGAGGCGCCGAAAGACCATGGCCGCACCCAAGTCTTCCCCGCCGTCGCCACCGAAGCCGCCGCCCGCCGCGCGTCCGCGCCGCCAGCACCGCCGGCTGACCATCCGTATGTCCGCCGAGGTTCGCACCGCGCGCACCGTCTTCACCGCCACCACCCGCGATCTGTCGGCGGGGGGCGCCGGCATCATCTCGGATCGCGGGCTGACCGAAGGCGAGGAGATCGCGCTCGGCCTGTTTCTGGTGGTTGACGACGTCGAAGAGCAGATGCCGCCGTTGTGGGTGAAAGGCCGGGTGATGTGGGCCAGCGGCGAGCAACTGAACCAGCACACGGCCGGCGTGCGATTCAGCGGCGTCACCGACGAGCAGAAGAAATGGCTGGGCAAGGTGCTGTCGCAGCTGAACGATCCCGGCGCGACGCCGGCGCCCGATCGTCACTGACCGGCGTTCGCCACGACGGCCTCGGCGATGCGGACGCCGTCCAGCGCCGCGCTGACGATGCCGCCGGCGAAGCCCGCGCCCTCGCCCGCCGGGTAAAGGCCCGCCACCGATGGTGATTGCAGCGACCGCGGATCGCGCAGGATGCGCAGGGGCGCGCTGGTGCGGGTCTCGGCGCCGACCAGCAGCGCGTCCGCATGCATGAAGGCCCGCAGGCGCGCGCCGATCCCGCGCAGGCCTTCACGCAACGCCGCGGCCACCAGCGGCGGCAAGACGGCGCGCAGATCGGCGGGAACAATCCCTGGACGATAGCTGCTGGCGGCGACCGTGTTGCTCGGGCGATCAGCGAGAAAATCTTCCAGCCGCTGCGCCGGTGCGCGCAACTGACCGCCGCCAGACTTCTCGGCCGCGGTTTCAATGGCGCGCTGAAAGTCGACGCCCGCCAGCGGACCAGCCGCGGCATCACCGAAGTCGTCGGGGTTGACCGTCACCACCAGGCCGGCATTGGCGAAGGGCGAATCGCGACGAGACAAGCTCATGCCGTTGACGA
This portion of the Polyangia bacterium genome encodes:
- a CDS encoding ParB/RepB/Spo0J family partition protein, with the protein product MTGPKRKALGRGLAALIPSAPPSPAMAPAGSTLSARGDGLRTLAIEEIHPSGDQPRQIFDDARLAELADSIRTQGVIQPVIVRVRPQGGYELVAGERRWRAAQRAGLHEIPAVVRDIAPMRAFEMAMVENLQRADLNPIEEAAGYQRLISDFGYTQETLAGRVGKDRTTVTNALRLLRLPESVRDLVVAGRISMGHARALLGLESVDAMERLARRVSAREMSVRQVEALVRRERSVSAAAPTPAAPSASARDLGDRLARILGTKVKVVEAGPGRGHLEVHYHSLDQLDALIARWLPS
- the folD gene encoding bifunctional methylenetetrahydrofolate dehydrogenase/methenyltetrahydrofolate cyclohydrolase FolD, whose amino-acid sequence is MAATILDGKALAARIRGGLAEEAKTLTAKGAQPGLAVVLVGNDPASQVYVNGKSKACREAGFRTFDHHLPATTSEAELLSLVDALNHNRDVHGILVQLPLPAGIDARRVLLSVDPAKDVDGFHPDNLGRLLLGEPRFIACTPFGVMKLLEEAGAQLSGADAVIVGRSNIVGKPMAALLIAADATVTVCHSKTRALATVIGRADVVVAAVGRPEMVKGAWIKPGAVVIDVGMNRLPNGKLLGDVEFAAAAERAAAITPVPGGVGPMTIAMLLANTLASARARAGL
- a CDS encoding PilZ domain-containing protein; translated protein: MRPAKNRERTQDARQHPRFQADVQVSVAVGDRKLPARTRDFSRSGLCLISSEEIARETNVAIELVLSFAAGGVSEPLRLRGRTVWCTAMFGSYQVGVMFVDINAERARYLDMFMGLLDGTNGADDPLDNEREDTDRRIDPDDPFRP
- a CDS encoding PilZ domain-containing protein, translating into MAAPKSSPPSPPKPPPAARPRRQHRRLTIRMSAEVRTARTVFTATTRDLSAGGAGIISDRGLTEGEEIALGLFLVVDDVEEQMPPLWVKGRVMWASGEQLNQHTAGVRFSGVTDEQKKWLGKVLSQLNDPGATPAPDRH